The following coding sequences are from one Gossypium hirsutum isolate 1008001.06 chromosome A12, Gossypium_hirsutum_v2.1, whole genome shotgun sequence window:
- the LOC107919692 gene encoding uncharacterized protein, protein MDLERQNRPPVDKIWKHGAEVFCANKDDDPERVEFWLENTIRVFDELSCTAEECLKYIISLLRDSSYYWLKMLVSVVPHRKVIWEFFQEEFRKTYICERFMDQKRKEFLDLKQGCLTVTEYEKKFIRLSKYAWEYVSSEAKMCRRLEDRLNKDIRLSMGVLELKEFVYSLIGPIKMRN, encoded by the coding sequence ATGGACCTTGAGAGGCAAAATAGACCTCCAGTGGACAAGATCTGGAAGCATGGAGCCGAGGTATTCTGTGCTAATAAAGATGATGACCCTGAAAGGGTagaattctggcttgagaataccattagggtattcgatgaattatcctgCACTGCCGAAGAATGCTTAAAGTATATCATATCTTTGTTGAGAGACTCGTCATACTACTGGTTGAAAATGTTAGTCTCAGTGGTGCCTCACAGAAAGGTCatatgggaattcttccaagaggaattccGGAAGACATACATCTGTgaaagatttatggatcaaaagcgtaaggaatttcttgatttgaaACAAGGCTGCTTGACGGTTACTGAATATGAAAAAAAGTTCATccgacttagtaagtatgcttgGGAGTATGTATCCTCCGAGGCTAAGATGTGTCGAAGGTTAGAAGACAGACTTAATAAGGACATTAGACTATCAATGGGTgtccttgagttgaaagagttcgtaTACTCGTTGATCGGGCCTATAAAGATGAGGAATTAA